Genomic DNA from Halomonas sp. BDJS001:
GGACTCTTCCACCAGACTCGCATTCTCCTGGGTGACACTGTCCATCTGCGCAATGGCCGTGTTGACTTGCTCGATCCCTTGGGACTGTTCGCGGCTGGCGGTGGCGATCTCACCCATCAATACCGAGACACGCTGTACACCGCTGACGATATCTTCCAGTGATTTACCCGCTCGGTTGACCAGCTTAGAGCCGTTGTCCACTTGACCGATACTTTCATCGACCAGCTGTTTGATCTCTTTGGCCGCATTGGCACTGCGCCCCGCCAGATTGCGTACTTCGTTGGCAACTACCGCAAATCCGCGCCCCTGCTCACCCGCACGTGCCGCTTCAACCGACGCATTCAGCGCCAACAGGTTGGTTTGGAAAGCAATCTCCTCAATCAAGCCCACGATACCCGCGATTTTGCGACTTGAGGCATTGATCCCCTCCATTGCTTGTACGGCTTGGCCTGCAACCTCCCCACCGGCGTTGGCTTGCTGGCTAACGTCATAAACGAGCTTGTCAGCTTCTGAGGCGTTATCAGCGTTCTGCCTCACGGTGGAGGTGATTTCATCCATTGATGCGGCTGTCTCTTCGATGCTGGCGGCCTGCTGCTGAGTCCGGCTGCTCAGATCTTCAGTACCCCGAGCAATGTCATCAGCGGCACTATTGACAGACTCGGAGTTATTGCGCACGGACATCACCACCTGTGAAAACTTCGTTTCCATGCTCTTTAACGCTGCCAACATGTCACCGAATTCATCTTTGCAGGTGATGTGGATTTGGTTATCCAGTTTGCCCTCTGCCATGGCGTTGGCGAGCGCTTGCGCCTTACTCAGCGGGGTCATGATGCCGCGAATCAACCATATTGCGAGCAGAATGCTGAAGATGATTGCTGCCGCCATAACCCCCATAACGAAGTTGCGCGTCCAAATATAGTCACTAGATGACTGCTGGTTATTGGCGGCGGCTTGGGTGCTGTTACGTTCGATGAGACTCTGAATAGCCGTGAGTACTTTAGGGTATGCGGCACGTAGCGTGGTGGTGGCAATCTCCCTTGCGTCATCATAATCATTGCCGATCATTGCCTCGTTAATCTCGTCGATACCAGCACGCAAACTGGCAAGCGAGACGATGAACTCTTCGGCTATCGCACGCTCTTGATCATCAGACACACGATCAGGGAAGTAATCACTCCAGGCGGCGTCGATAATGGCATCGTTCTCCACGATCTCTTGTTGTGTCGTAATGGCAGATGCTGGATTCCGATCACGCTGTTCGGCCGTTATTTTCACCCGATTGCCGAGCAGGGCTTGGTTAATCTTAGTAAGGTTACCCAAAGTGAGCACGTTACCCTCATAAGTTCTATTGAGGGCATCGTTGGCGCTACTGAGGCTAAAGAGACCGATAGTACCGACGACGATTAACATCAGGATGCACGCGCCTAAACTCACGGCCAGCCGTAGTTTAACGCTTCGATTCAGAAGTAGCATGGAAAGATCTCGTAGAAGCCCGCAGTACTTGTCTTTGGGCAGGTGAAAGCCATCTCGGTAACTGCAAGAGTTCGGACAGAACGTACCCTGCTAGTCACCGTTTAGCATTATCGGCTCACGTTCAGAAACATTGAGTATTTATCTTGAAAGTTGCCAATAATGAGTGCGCCTCCATGCCAACCGACCCGGTGTAGGCTAACCTGCGTCAATCCAATCCCATAACGTATAAAAACTAAACGTTATGGTTATCTCCATTCACGAACGAATAGAGCAAAATATCTGATCGATAGGCCCAGCCCTGGCTTGTCCAAAACGTCTGGGCGGCTTCGTTCTCGGGAAGGATCATCAGGTGCGATTTCAGGATGCCTTCGTTTTTGAGTGCATCCAGGCAAAGGTTGACCAGCTTTGTCGCGATGCCTTTGCGGCGATGGGAATCCGCCACCGACAAGTGCTGAATATAGCCGCGCTTGCCATCATGGCCCGCCATGATCGTTCCCACCAGTTCCCCTTCTCTTTCTCCTTCTGCCACAAAGCTCAGGCCGGGATTGCGCAGCAGGTACTTCTCAATGCCTGCTCGGGAATCCGCATCGCGCAGCCGCACGCCTTCGCTTTCGCTCCACAGGGCAATGGCGGCTTCGTAGTCGTTGATGGTCATGGTGCGGTAGTGCATCAGGCGGCTCTCATTGGGTGGTGGTATCGTCTTGTTCAGTCTGCTGGGCAGGGTGGTTGAAGTGCTACTTCTGCTCTGCCCATTTCAGCAAGGCATCCAGCGCCGGGCAGAGCGTTTGCCCCCATTCGGTCAGGCGGTACTCCACTTTTGGCGGCACCTGGGGATAGACCTTTCGGGCCACAATGCCATCCGCTTCCAGTTGGCGCAGCTGTTGGGCCAGCATTTTCTGGGAGATCTCGGGGATGAGTTTTCCAAAATCGGAGTAGCGCTGCACTTTCCCATCGAACAGATGAAAGAGAATAATCAGCTTCCAGCGCCCTTCCAGCATTTTTAATACATTTTCCACATCGCTTGCGGCGGTAGCAGGCGTATAAATCTTTCTCATGAGTAAGCCACTTACCTTTTTGTGCGTTCTTGCTAACGCGTAATTCCAGGCAGAAGATTCTCGCATATTAACCCTTGCGAGAGATGACCATCATGAGTTTGTCACTGCCAGACGCGATCACCACTTACTTCAGCATCAGCAACGGGGCGGACGACACCCACCTTGGCGATTGCTTTACCCAAGATGCCTGTGTGTTTGATGAAGGCGAGACGCACCGCGGGCGCCCGGCTATTCAAGCCTGGCTGCGCGCCACCCGTGCCAAGATTGAGTATTGCGTCGAGCCGGTCAGTGTTTCCCATCAAGACAACACGATGGTGGTTACCGCCACCGTGACCGGCGACTTCCCCGGCAGCCCGGTGCAACTGGATCACACTTTTCAGCTTGCCGATGCGCAAATCCAGTCATTGGAGATTCACTAATGAACCTGAACTTGAACGGGCGACGCGTATTGATCACCGGTGGTAGCAAAGGGGTTGGCGCTGCCGTGGTGGCACTCTTTCGCGAGGAAGGCGCGCAAGTGCTAACAACCGCCCGTACTCGCCCCGCCGACCTGCCCGATGAGCTGTTTGTAACCGCTGACCTAACGACGGCCAAAGGCTGTTCCTCGGTGGCCGATGCGGTCAACGAACGCTTGGGTGGCGTGGATATTATCGTTCATGTGCTGGGTGGCTCATCCGCGCCCGGCGGTGGATTCGCAGCCCTTGGGGAGGAGGAGTGGCAGCGTGAGCTCGACATCAACCTGTTTCCCGCCGTACGGCTGGATCGTGCCCTACTGCCCGGCATGCTTGCCCAGGGCGATGGAGTGATTATCCACGTGACCTCCATTCAGCGTGAGCTCCCCCTGCCCGAATCGACCACGGCTTACGCGGCGGCCAAGGCGGCGCTATCCACCTATAGCAAGAGCTTGTCAAAAGAGGTGTCACCCAAAGGGGTGCGTGTGGTTCGGGTGTCGCCGGGCTGGATCGAGACGGAAGCCGCCGTTGCGCTGGCCGAGCGGATTGCCCAAGATGCAGGCACCGATTACGCAGGCGGCAAACAGATCATCATGAATTCGCTGGGCGGCATCCCGATTGGCCGCCCTTCAAAGCCTTCTGAAGTAGCCAACCTGATTGCGTTTCTGGCCTCACCGCTGGCGGCTACCATCACGGTTACGGAATATGTGATTGATGGTGGTACTGTGCCTGTTGCTTGAGGGTGGTAGGAAATTGAGATCGCCTAGTTTATATCGCTAATATCGGTGCTCTCGACTGGCCTTAGCCCCGTCCCTCTGACCACACGGCAAACTCGTTGCCGCTGGGTTCAGTAAAGTGAAAACGGAAGCCTCCGGGAAACTCAAAAATCGGCTTTACGATCTCGCCGCCATTGCCCACCACCTTGGTGTAGGTCTCTTCCAACTGAGCACTATAAAACACCAGCAAGGCGGCGCCGTTGTCGGTACGGCTGCAGGCGTCCGCCTGGTAGAAGCCGCCATCCAAGCCCTGGTTGGAAAACGCACTGTATTCCAGGCCGTAGTCGGTGAACTCCCAGCCAAACACCGCTGAGAAAAAGGTTTTAGTGGCGTTCAAGTCCTTGGCGGTAAGCTCGACGTAGTTGAGCTTTTCACGCTGGTTCATGCCCTGCTCCTTTGTTTTGTTGTGCTTTTTGATCCTGGCTTTTTAATCATCACCCTGCCCCAAGCCGATGTCCAGGCGCATCGCTTGGAGGCCGTCGAACTCGGCGCTTACCTCGTCTGAAAACACCGGGTGCCCTTACACCGCTAAATCCAGCGCGAGCACAACTAACGTGATAAAAGCTTTTTCATCGCGTTTCTCAAGTTGTCAGAACGTTGCGGTGTTCACCACCCGCCACCCCCTCTCCCTCCGCGAACGAGGGGATGATGCCGCTGGCTGGATCCACCGCCGCCACCAGCGCCTCACGCACCCGGCCCACCAGCGGGTGATCCTCGCGGTCGGCAAGCAGGAAGGCCAATGCCAGCACAATCATCAGTGAAAAGAGCTTTCCCATGCCGAATACTTGGCGGTGTTCACTATCGTTAGGCCATCATTGCACAGTCGATGAGCAATTATGTACAAGCATCCGTGGCGCTAACGATTGGGTTTGCGCATGTGTGGCGGCCACTTACCAGCGCTTAGCACCCACGTACTATCTATTGAGTTGCTAGTGGGAGGCTTTTATCGACTGAAAAATCAGAAGTCCTTAGCCAGAAAGGATTCAAGCTTCAACTCGGGATACTGCTTCGCCACATTCGCAACGTCATTGCGTGTTTCTTCTATTATCCACTCCCGAACCTGCTTGGCTGCATCGCTTAGCGGCTTCTTACGTGAGTGAACCAGGTGGCATAGCCGCTCGGTGGCAATCGCGGTTGGTGTGGCGGGAACCAGCGAGCCGGTCTCCAGCCAGTGGGATGTGATATTCAGCCAGCCGATGGCGATACCCTGGCCCAGCAGGGCCGCCTGGATCACGACGGCATAGTCCGAAAAAACCAGTGAATGCGTCGTTCCATAAGCCTGCAGATGGAAATTGGGCAAAAGCTCAAACCAGTCTATGCGGCTATCGCTGAGGCTAATCAGGGTGGTGGAGACATCGTTACCGGACGATTCGAGCTGCTGCTTTCGATAGGCCGGACTGCAGACCGGTACCAGTATCTCCGGCAGTATCAAAGAGGCATCATGCAGGATGTCCTCCCCCGTAACAAAGCGAATCCCCAGGTCAACATCCTCGACCGAGCCGCTGACCGACCCCGATATCAGCTGAAAGCGCAGATCGATATGGGGTAGCTGCGCCTGCAGCCTGTGCATGCGCGGCATCAGCCAATGGGTGGTGAAGGCGGTTGACACCGATAGCGTGACGGTTTCAAGCCCGGTGCTGCGCGCCCGAATTTCCTGAATCGCCGCTTCGATATTATGAAAGCCGTCGACCACGCCTTGGTAAAGTATCTCGCCACTCTCGGTCAGCTCGGTTTTACCGGGCGTGCGCAAGAACAGCTTAACCTCCAGATACTCTTCCAGAAGCGCCAGCATGCGGCTGACCGCCGGCTGGGTAACCCCGAGCTCGGCGGCAGCTTTGGTGAAGTTACCGCAGCGGGCCGCGGACTCAAAAACAAACAGGGCGTTGGCGCTGGGTAGTTGTCGGCGCAATGTAGGCATGATTTCAGGTTATGCCACCACCAAGAATTTCGCAATTGTCCGTGCCCCCCTTATCTGCTGTACTCAATGACAACCGATAGGCATCACAACAATGAAAGGTGATAAATCCTATGGATGAGCGAGACAGTGTGGGGGTTGCCATACGCTCCATCAGTAAGCGGTATGGCAGCACGGTAGCCCTGAAAGACATAACCTTAAATATTGAGCCGGGTGAATTCGTGTCGTTGCTGGGCCCTTCGGGCTCGGGAAAAACGACTTTGCTTGGCGCCTTGGGCGGGTTCGTCATGCCCTCTTCAGGGTCAGTATGGGTCGGTGATCAGGACATGACCTACATGCCGCCGCACAAGCGCAACATCGGCATCGTCTTTCAGAGTTACGCTCTCTTTCCTCACATGAGTGTCGGCGAAAACGTCGCCTTTCCCTTGCGGGCTCGTCGCCTCCCCAAGTCAACATGGCCGGAGCGGGTTCGTCAGGCGCTGGCCATGGTGGAACTGGATGGCTATCAGGATAGGGGTGTATCACAACTTTCAGGCGGCCAACGGCAGCGGGTCGCTCTTGCCAGAGCAATCGTGTTCGAGCCACGGCTAATCCTGATGGACGAACCGCTTTCAGCGCTAGATAAGCAGTTGCGCGAGACGATGCAGATAGAGCTGCGCCGCTTGCATCGCAAGCTGGGGGCTACCGTGGTGTATGTGACCCACGACCAGCGTGAGGCACTGACCATGAGCGACAGGGTCGCGATCCTTAAGGATGGCGAACTGGTTCAGATCGGCGCCCCCGAAACGCTGCACAACAATCCTAAAGACTCTTTTGTGGCCAGCTTCATCGGTGATTCCACCCTGCTCCCGGTGATCCGCATCGATGAGCATACTGTCCGGTTAGGCGATCAAACACTGCGTTCGGCCAAGCCTATCACTCCTCATGCCGAACTACTGCTGGCGATTCAAACCGAAAAACTGCTGATCGATGACGGCCAGCATGAACCGGGCATCAATCGCCTGCCATGCCGAATCATGGAGGCCGTCTACCAGGGCGATAGCCTGCGATTGTTCCTCGAACTGGAAGGCGGCATCTCCATCAGTCTGCGTCAACCCAGCCACCATGCCGCAAGGCTACAGATTCCACCGCTCGGCGAGCGCTTGAGCGTGGTACTGCATCCAGAGGACACCATCATCGTGCCTCGTTCGGGATGCCCCACTCCGGCGACCAACGTTGCCTGATATAACTTTAAAGCACCTTAGCAAGGAGTCATACACGATCATGGAACTTTCCAATTTTAAAGTTCTTACCTTCGATGTCGTGGGCACGCTGATCGATTTCGAAACCGGTGTACTGGACGCTGTCCGTCGAATTGGTGGCCATGCTGCTCAAGACCTGAGCGACAACACCATCTTCGAGGCCTACAAACGTGGGCGGGATCGCTACCCTGGCCGTTCGAGCAGTGCCATGGCGGATGTCTATCGCTCGCTGGCGGAGGAGTTGAAGCTACCTGCGGATTCGGTTTCGGCCGACGCCTTCCAGTTGGCGGTGCTGCGTTGGCCCGCTTTTGAGGATTCGGTGGCGGCACTGAAGCGCCTTCGTAAACACTATCGCCTGGTGGCGATGACCAATGCTGATCGCACAGCGTTCTCCTGCTACTCGCATATTCTCGACAATCCATTCGACGATAGCGTGACCTGCGACGAGACCGGTGTAGCCAAGCCCAATCCTCAATTCTTCGCTTACAACCGTGGCCGTCAGACAGCCCATGGCTATCAGTTCTCGGAAATACTGCATGTCGCCCAGAGCCAGTACCACGACATCGGCATTGCCAAGGAACTGGGTTACACCACTTGCTGGATTGAGCGTCGTCAAGGCCAGCCGGGGTTCGGCGGCACACCGGAACCGGCACAGGTGACAACGCCAGACTTCCATTTTCCCACGCTGAAGGCGTTGGCCGACGCCGTGGAGAAGGTGTGACATGAATGGGCCTCAGCCGGTATCCCAGATTGCTTCGCTTTGGCGTGATACGGCGAAGACTGCCCCGAATTTTTCGCGTCTTTCCAACGATAAAACCGTCGATGTCGCAATAATCGGGGGAGGATACACGGGATTAACAGCGGCCCACCGGCTGGCAGAAAGGGACGTTCAATCGATTGTGGTGGATGCCAACCCTATCGGCTGGGGCGCAAGCGGACGTAATGGCGGAGTGGTATCCGCCAAATTCCGACTATCGTTTCCCAGCATCGCCCAGGCCCACGGCGTGCCGGTCGCCACTGCCATGCACCGGCTCTGCCATCAGGCAGTGGACGAGGTGGACGCTTTGATTCAGTTTTATAGCCTGGAGAGCGCCCGCTTCACACGCTGCGGCAACCTGCGCTGTGCCCATACGGCCAAGGCTCTGGAAGAGATTACCGAGGAAGCCAACTGGATGCGGCGGGAAATGGGCGATGATTCGCTGCGCTGCCTTTCTGCTGGCGAGGTAGCTGAAGAGACTGGGTCTCATGCGTTTAAGGGTGGGGTTTTAGGGCTTGGCGTAGGTACCTTGCACCCTCTCGACTATGTGCGGGGTTTGGCGGAAGGGCTCAACCAACGCCATGGCGAGATTGTCTTCGAGCGAACTCCGGCCACTAGCATTCGCCGCCTGAACGATGGTGTTCATATCACGACGCCAAACGGTGAGATCAAGGCACGACAGGTGATCCTGGCCACTAATGCCTATTCGGACATTACGCCTGTCAGTGCCACGATCAAGGCGCGCCTGGTGCCGTTTAGAAGTTCGATTATCGCCACTCACCCTCTTCCAGAGGCGCTGCAGAACTACCTGTTGATCAAGGATAGAAGCTATGGCGAAACCCGACGAATGATGCGCTGGTTTCGCAAGGTCGATGGACGGATCGTATTTGGCGGTCGTGGGGCGTTTGGGAAGCGTGATTCTCAGGCGGCGTTCGATTCCCTGCAGAGCGCCATGGTGTCGCTGTTTCCAGCGCTTGCCGATATCGGCATTGCCTATCGCTGGTCGGGGCATGTGGGCATGACGCTGGATGCTTTACCCCATGTCGGCAGATTTGACGACCGTGTTTGCTACGCCGCCGGTTACAACGGCGCTGGCGTGGCCATGTCGACATTGCTCGGGCGGTTGGCGGCAGACTACGCCATGGGTGAAAGCCCTGACGTGGCGCTGCTCGCCGCGGATCGGCTCAAGGCCGTCCCGCTTTACCCCTTGCGTGAAGTCGGTATTCGACTGGTAGCGGGTT
This window encodes:
- a CDS encoding DUF3541 domain-containing protein codes for the protein MGKLFSLMIVLALAFLLADREDHPLVGRVREALVAAVDPASGIIPSFAEGEGVAGGEHRNVLTT
- a CDS encoding ABC transporter ATP-binding protein, with product MDERDSVGVAIRSISKRYGSTVALKDITLNIEPGEFVSLLGPSGSGKTTLLGALGGFVMPSSGSVWVGDQDMTYMPPHKRNIGIVFQSYALFPHMSVGENVAFPLRARRLPKSTWPERVRQALAMVELDGYQDRGVSQLSGGQRQRVALARAIVFEPRLILMDEPLSALDKQLRETMQIELRRLHRKLGATVVYVTHDQREALTMSDRVAILKDGELVQIGAPETLHNNPKDSFVASFIGDSTLLPVIRIDEHTVRLGDQTLRSAKPITPHAELLLAIQTEKLLIDDGQHEPGINRLPCRIMEAVYQGDSLRLFLELEGGISISLRQPSHHAARLQIPPLGERLSVVLHPEDTIIVPRSGCPTPATNVA
- a CDS encoding methyl-accepting chemotaxis protein, whose product is MLLLNRSVKLRLAVSLGACILMLIVVGTIGLFSLSSANDALNRTYEGNVLTLGNLTKINQALLGNRVKITAEQRDRNPASAITTQQEIVENDAIIDAAWSDYFPDRVSDDQERAIAEEFIVSLASLRAGIDEINEAMIGNDYDDAREIATTTLRAAYPKVLTAIQSLIERNSTQAAANNQQSSSDYIWTRNFVMGVMAAAIIFSILLAIWLIRGIMTPLSKAQALANAMAEGKLDNQIHITCKDEFGDMLAALKSMETKFSQVVMSVRNNSESVNSAADDIARGTEDLSSRTQQQAASIEETAASMDEITSTVRQNADNASEADKLVYDVSQQANAGGEVAGQAVQAMEGINASSRKIAGIVGLIEEIAFQTNLLALNASVEAARAGEQGRGFAVVANEVRNLAGRSANAAKEIKQLVDESIGQVDNGSKLVNRAGKSLEDIVSGVQRVSVLMGEIATASREQSQGIEQVNTAIAQMDSVTQENASLVEESSAAGRSLQIQAAALLKEVSFFRGATTGQHQTALPATVRHNASQPRAAQRPKPHVLGSQQGTDEWASF
- a CDS encoding nuclear transport factor 2 family protein is translated as MSLSLPDAITTYFSISNGADDTHLGDCFTQDACVFDEGETHRGRPAIQAWLRATRAKIEYCVEPVSVSHQDNTMVVTATVTGDFPGSPVQLDHTFQLADAQIQSLEIH
- a CDS encoding VOC family protein is translated as MNQREKLNYVELTAKDLNATKTFFSAVFGWEFTDYGLEYSAFSNQGLDGGFYQADACSRTDNGAALLVFYSAQLEETYTKVVGNGGEIVKPIFEFPGGFRFHFTEPSGNEFAVWSEGRG
- a CDS encoding HAD-IA family hydrolase; the protein is MELSNFKVLTFDVVGTLIDFETGVLDAVRRIGGHAAQDLSDNTIFEAYKRGRDRYPGRSSSAMADVYRSLAEELKLPADSVSADAFQLAVLRWPAFEDSVAALKRLRKHYRLVAMTNADRTAFSCYSHILDNPFDDSVTCDETGVAKPNPQFFAYNRGRQTAHGYQFSEILHVAQSQYHDIGIAKELGYTTCWIERRQGQPGFGGTPEPAQVTTPDFHFPTLKALADAVEKV
- a CDS encoding winged helix-turn-helix transcriptional regulator, yielding MRKIYTPATAASDVENVLKMLEGRWKLIILFHLFDGKVQRYSDFGKLIPEISQKMLAQQLRQLEADGIVARKVYPQVPPKVEYRLTEWGQTLCPALDALLKWAEQK
- a CDS encoding SDR family oxidoreductase — encoded protein: MNLNLNGRRVLITGGSKGVGAAVVALFREEGAQVLTTARTRPADLPDELFVTADLTTAKGCSSVADAVNERLGGVDIIVHVLGGSSAPGGGFAALGEEEWQRELDINLFPAVRLDRALLPGMLAQGDGVIIHVTSIQRELPLPESTTAYAAAKAALSTYSKSLSKEVSPKGVRVVRVSPGWIETEAAVALAERIAQDAGTDYAGGKQIIMNSLGGIPIGRPSKPSEVANLIAFLASPLAATITVTEYVIDGGTVPVA
- a CDS encoding LysR family transcriptional regulator, which produces MPTLRRQLPSANALFVFESAARCGNFTKAAAELGVTQPAVSRMLALLEEYLEVKLFLRTPGKTELTESGEILYQGVVDGFHNIEAAIQEIRARSTGLETVTLSVSTAFTTHWLMPRMHRLQAQLPHIDLRFQLISGSVSGSVEDVDLGIRFVTGEDILHDASLILPEILVPVCSPAYRKQQLESSGNDVSTTLISLSDSRIDWFELLPNFHLQAYGTTHSLVFSDYAVVIQAALLGQGIAIGWLNITSHWLETGSLVPATPTAIATERLCHLVHSRKKPLSDAAKQVREWIIEETRNDVANVAKQYPELKLESFLAKDF
- a CDS encoding NAD(P)/FAD-dependent oxidoreductase; amino-acid sequence: MNGPQPVSQIASLWRDTAKTAPNFSRLSNDKTVDVAIIGGGYTGLTAAHRLAERDVQSIVVDANPIGWGASGRNGGVVSAKFRLSFPSIAQAHGVPVATAMHRLCHQAVDEVDALIQFYSLESARFTRCGNLRCAHTAKALEEITEEANWMRREMGDDSLRCLSAGEVAEETGSHAFKGGVLGLGVGTLHPLDYVRGLAEGLNQRHGEIVFERTPATSIRRLNDGVHITTPNGEIKARQVILATNAYSDITPVSATIKARLVPFRSSIIATHPLPEALQNYLLIKDRSYGETRRMMRWFRKVDGRIVFGGRGAFGKRDSQAAFDSLQSAMVSLFPALADIGIAYRWSGHVGMTLDALPHVGRFDDRVCYAAGYNGAGVAMSTLLGRLAADYAMGESPDVALLAADRLKAVPLYPLREVGIRLVAGYYQFLDAIGR
- a CDS encoding GNAT family N-acetyltransferase yields the protein MHYRTMTINDYEAAIALWSESEGVRLRDADSRAGIEKYLLRNPGLSFVAEGEREGELVGTIMAGHDGKRGYIQHLSVADSHRRKGIATKLVNLCLDALKNEGILKSHLMILPENEAAQTFWTSQGWAYRSDILLYSFVNGDNHNV